GTCCAACAAGAGAAGTGGACCGGCCCAAACTGGCCAAAGAACAAAACGCCGATTTCCGTACCCCCAAGCCAGGTTCGTACACATAATCAGTTATACTTTGCATCATGCCGCCCATAACTTCATAACGATATATATCCCTCGCACTACGTCCTCCATTTACTTTTTCAGTCGCTCACCCAGCGGTAGCGAGGTCCGGTGTACGACACATTGGTCGACACGAGACGTCatgaggcggcgacggcggcggcggcggcggcggcctcgctctCGTCCTTGTTGCTTTCGCTCTCCCACAGGTCAAAGCtctcgcccgtgccgtccatgggctgcaggacggccgccttggagGAGCCCTTGGTGGCCGCGCCCATGAGTGCGGCTACTtcggtgacggcgtcgccctcgggctccgcctcgtcggcggccaggacctcgaggtcggGTGCAAACTTGAAGTTGCGAGACGAGGGCGGCTCCgactcctgctcctgctctTGCTCTtgctcctgctcgtcgtcctcgtgcaCGAGCACCACCGACGACTCATCGCAGCCGTCGGCGTAAAAGTCGACGGCGTTCATCTCGCCGAGCGCGACCCTCTCCTTTTCGACCACCATgtcgtcgggggcggcgcggctgtggctgctggCGCCCCGGGTCTGCGAGACATCGTCGGGAGGCGGCACGTTCTCCTtgtcgcggccctcgtcgcgctcgcgggTGGCCTTGCGCGCGCTCTCCTCGTCTGACGAGATGTCGAGAACGCACGTGctgtgctgcagcaggtTGGTCATCTCCTGCTCCGGGGTGTCCTCGTGGATGTCGAAGAACCAGCTCGCCTTGGCCTCaggctcgtcgagcaggctggtggtggaggaagaggagcggGCTGAaggcctggcggcgcgggcgacggacgccgatgatgatgccggcggcggagcatAGCTGGAGATGGTGCCtttgagggcggcgtcgagagAAAAGGGAGCAGCAGAGGAAgccttgccgaggccaaACGAGGGTGGGTCGACGCGCGTGTAGGGGCcggagcgccggcggctggagAGGATGCCAGAGCGCTTGCCGCGGGTGGgcgagcggccggcgggcgcggagacggacggcgacgacttgctggcgagggcgctgttgaggcgggcggcgggcgacttggGCTGGAGGGTGCGCCTGAGCGTGGAGCTGTGCTTGAGGGGAAGCCTGGCGGCAgccgagggcgtggagggagcggcggcagctctgGTGAGGATGAaggcggagggggcgggcttgagcagggcgtccttgagaggcgaggcggaggagtTGGAGCCCTTGGAGCGCTTGGCGAAGAGGACGGGATCGACGTtttccgcgtcgtcgtcaacgtcgagcagctcggccttgcgcttgccGCTGGGGGGCGCGACGGCTGGAGAGGCGAGGTTAGCCAATGTGCAATTGTGCGCGTTGGACTGGATGCTggtccgcggcgccgtcacaATCATTTCATCCATCACTTCacgtcgacgatgctcgcGTTGGCTGCCTGCCATCTTCAACGGCGCATCGGCGTCGTTCCAACGGGAGCCCCATTATACGCTGGGCAGACAGTACAAAAAAACGAGAGTGCATGacgcgccgaggcgggggCGCGGATTCGGGGCGGGTTCATGCACGCGAAAACGTACCGTTTTGCCTATTCTTGAGGCTCGTCAGGCTCTGCAGACGCGCCCCGTCGAGGGGGGCAAACGGCTGGCGGGTgacggcagccatggcggtggtgagTGACGACTCCAGAGGAGTTGTGGAGTGGTTGATGCGAGGGAAGAGagtcggcagcagcacgagcacgggtgagtgagtgacgATGGATCGCGTCTGACGagctggtggtgttgttcCTTCTGCGGCGGGGCTCTAGGTACTCTCTGCTGGGTGGGCGCGTGTTTGTGTGTGCGCCTGAGGCCTGCTGCTGACTGGGGTGTGTGTTGTTTGAAATGGAGcagagctgcagcagctaCAAGGTGTGGATTATTGTTGTTTGTTGATCGATCTCGTCGTTTCGTCTTTTTGACCCCGCTTGATTTTACTGCTCGGCAGACGACATGGGTGGTCTTGGAGCGAGGAGAGGgaaagcgagcgagcgtgaTGAATGGGGGAAAATAGGAATACGATACGTATGTGGGAGGAGCAAGGAACAGGAACAACAACAATcaacaagcagcagcacgagggagtgaaggggaggggaaaggaagagagagggcggcgaaCAGGGCGGGTGCAGCGCGGGGGCCGGGGTATATGAGAGAGCCAGACGAGGGAGACGACACGAAGAAGAGATGGATGGTGTGGTTCCCTTGCCCGTgctgggatggatggatggatggatagATGGAACTGGCGGCGAGACACAGAAAACGAGACACGGGCGCTTGATGATGGACTGGGTGGCCGCCGTTTCTGCAGCCTGGTCCAGCCCAGCAGtccagcggcgggcgcgaatGGCCTCCACTGCTGGTTGATTCACACGCTGGAGCTTCTCCCATTCAGAAACCGCCACTaggcagcgggcggcctgggggggggagtCGGCCAGCTGTGCAGCAGGCTCCCAGTGCACGACGCCACTCActggtggggagggggggctactaattgctgctgctgctgcacgacgCGTCTCTTCCACAGCGCGCGCCGCAGgctgggagggggggggctgccAGCGTGTCAGTGGCGCCAGTGACGGGACCCCCTGCTCTACCTAGTAGCGGGCTGCATATCTGCCCCGCCGAGATCTGACCTGCCCTGCTCCTTGCTGGGTTCAATGATGTGCTGCCCTGcgcatcgccagccagcccgcgcgcgcgcgcgtcggcggggcCAATGAGGTGCGCGAgcgggcgtggtggcgccggccaATAGACGCGTCGCGATGCACCACAGTGCCGTAGGTCTGCGTAAATTGTACGCAGTACGTAGCGCACTTTACAGGGTTGCTTGATGACGCCAAAAAAGAACGAGGGGGGCGCCaacgatggtggtggtggccctTCTGCTTCTCATGCTTTCCCATCGTTCCCTCggtcacacacacactttcCGTCCATCGcaagggatggatggatggattgaCGCTGCTCCAAATGGCCTTCCCACCAGCGCACACACAATTCTAGTGTAAGCGTCCATCAGCGTTTGCATGCAGGGGCGCAACAagaccaggccaggccagctAGACCACCAGaccaccagaccagaccagacagaCCACTACATCAGCAGGCGCTCGCACTGTAAAacaccctcgccgtctcTCTCGCTGCCAGTAATTCAATTCGTTTCGTTTCATTCTCAATTGATTGAGATTCAATTCATCCATCtacccatccatcccaccgCTGGGAAAaccccctcgtcgtcatcgtcagaCTGCCTTTGTTTTTTCTTTTTTCTGTATTGTTCCTTTGGCACCAGCCCGGCCAGTCGACCCGCTCGCCCCGACAAACTGCCGTGCCGCTTGCTGCTCTTCAAGAAGATCCGTCCCCCGCACCACACGCACCTTGCCCCATGTTTAATTGATTGATGATTGTTCGAGT
The genomic region above belongs to Purpureocillium takamizusanense chromosome 5, complete sequence and contains:
- a CDS encoding uncharacterized protein (EggNog:ENOG503NZNJ), which codes for MAAVTRQPFAPLDGARLQSLTSLKNRQNAVAPPSGKRKAELLDVDDDAENVDPVLFAKRSKGSNSSASPLKDALLKPAPSAFILTRAAAAPSTPSAAARLPLKHSSTLRRTLQPKSPAARLNSALASKSSPSVSAPAGRSPTRGKRSGILSSRRRSGPYTRVDPPSFGLGKASSAAPFSLDAALKGTISSYAPPPASSSASVARAARPSARSSSSTTSLLDEPEAKASWFFDIHEDTPEQEMTNLLQHSTCVLDISSDEESARKATRERDEGRDKENVPPPDDVSQTRGASSHSRAAPDDMVVEKERVALGEMNAVDFYADGCDESSVVLVHEDDEQEQEQEQEQESEPPSSRNFKFAPDLEVLAADEAEPEGDAVTEVAALMGAATKGSSKAAVLQPMDGTGESFDLWESESNKDESEAAAAAAAVAAS